In the genome of Desmonostoc muscorum LEGE 12446, the window ATTCTTACCACATCGCTTGACACAAGGAAATCCCGCTAGATTTCTCCGAGCGGGCTTATATGGTTTCGTGTAAGAGTTGTAAGTTGCTTTTTAGAGCTACATAATTGTCTACGGCTGCTGACAATTATGTAGACACTTATGATAGGTAGATAGTCAACCGCTCTAAAAGAGGAAGATAGAAAATAGTTAAACCCCACCAATCCCCGACTTAATCCTTTCGCTCTCCCCACTAATACATCATTCATTCACAATCAAGTTATAGTCGATATAACCAAGCATCGCCCCTCTTTTTATCGCCTCATAACGGTTCTTGACGTGCCATTTACTGTACAAATCACTGGCATATTGTTTGACCGTACTAACAGACAGAAACATTTCTTTGGCAATATCTTGAAAAACTAAACCCTGAGCCAGTAAACGTAGGACTTGTATTTGTCGTTCAGTAGGTGGCTCAAGCAAGTTTTTGTCAACGAAGTTGGGTTTGATATATCTGTTGTGATGAAGGTTTTCTAATAATTTTTTAGCCAACTTAGGGTCAAGCAGGCATTCATCAAAGTAAGCTCTCTTGATGGCTAGTTCAATCAATTCTACATCAGCACTCTTGAGCATATAAGAATCAGCACCATGACGGAAAGCCGAGTTAATAAAGTCTGAATGTGTCTCATTAGTAAAAATGACAA includes:
- a CDS encoding response regulator, which codes for MLRIVIVEPETFTLLGIKGAIEKSPDIEVTGSASSGKIGFQLIEQVNPDVVLVDLLLPDMSGLELTRSIKRNTNSKVVIFTNETHSDFINSAFRHGADSYMLKSADVELIELAIKRAYFDECLLDPKLAKKLLENLHHNRYIKPNFVDKNLLEPPTERQIQVLRLLAQGLVFQDIAKEMFLSVSTVKQYASDLYSKWHVKNRYEAIKRGAMLGYIDYNLIVNE